A single window of Sandaracinaceae bacterium DNA harbors:
- a CDS encoding TetR/AcrR family transcriptional regulator has product MARRQKKARTARVPTAERRRQLIAEASRILGEEGLEKLQISALAERAGVSRPLVYRQFPTRQALTRAILEDFTSAIDARFHQALLRTLPAADLESVTTAFVEACCDVIEDKGAGPWLLLDARGSDPEVARVGRETFSGLLGPWQDQLRTFTGTDARRAANDLWIIVAAGRAALGGWIDGTLERPEAVADATRAVTALLAAFQDRGR; this is encoded by the coding sequence ATGGCGCGGCGGCAGAAGAAGGCGCGGACCGCCCGGGTCCCGACCGCGGAGCGCCGCCGGCAGCTCATCGCCGAGGCGTCGCGGATCCTCGGCGAGGAGGGTCTCGAGAAGCTGCAGATCAGCGCGCTCGCGGAGCGGGCGGGGGTCTCGCGGCCGCTCGTCTACCGGCAGTTCCCGACCCGGCAAGCGCTGACGCGCGCGATCCTCGAGGACTTCACGTCGGCGATCGACGCGCGCTTCCACCAGGCGCTGCTCCGCACGCTTCCGGCCGCCGATCTCGAGAGCGTGACGACCGCGTTCGTCGAGGCGTGCTGCGACGTCATCGAAGACAAGGGCGCGGGGCCCTGGCTGCTCCTCGACGCGCGCGGGAGCGACCCCGAGGTCGCGCGCGTGGGCCGTGAGACGTTCAGCGGCCTGCTCGGCCCCTGGCAAGATCAGCTGCGAACCTTCACCGGCACCGACGCCAGGCGCGCGGCCAACGATCTCTGGATCATCGTCGCGGCCGGCCGCGCCGCGCTCGGCGGCTGGATCGACGGCACCCTCGAGCGGCCCGAGGCGGTCGCCGACGCCACGCGCGCCGTGACCGCCCTGCTGGCGGCCTTCCAGGACCGTGGGCGCTGA
- a CDS encoding NAD(P)-dependent oxidoreductase has translation MELSGRAIAVTGASGMVGRYLVRALADRGARVVAVVRSPEKMARTGLPAEARRADLADVDALTAAFDGCDAVFSNAGVVSIGGQSREALMRSNLEGTRNVFEAMRRAGVRRAVMTSSVTVYEPQRGHVYAEDAPLLSESARVSRPLYYALSKALAEREARRLSDANGIDLSVARPSGIYGLHDRAGFTMWLHRFAAVPLVTVFPTHLYMPNVYAGDLAEAMVRMLERPAASGRAYNISGDRDVSFWAMLQAYRRAGWPAPRLVVPIPVPFRRVYATDRARDDLDFENRPPLDAFTEMRAQRVG, from the coding sequence ATGGAGCTGTCCGGCCGAGCCATCGCCGTGACCGGCGCGAGCGGCATGGTCGGCCGCTACCTCGTCCGTGCCTTGGCCGATCGCGGCGCGCGCGTGGTCGCCGTCGTGCGCAGCCCAGAGAAGATGGCGCGGACCGGCCTGCCCGCCGAGGCGCGGCGCGCCGACCTCGCCGACGTGGACGCGCTGACGGCCGCCTTCGACGGCTGCGACGCCGTCTTCTCCAACGCGGGGGTGGTCTCGATCGGCGGGCAGAGCCGCGAGGCGCTGATGCGGTCCAACCTGGAGGGCACGCGCAACGTCTTCGAGGCCATGCGGCGCGCGGGCGTGCGGCGCGCCGTGATGACCTCGTCCGTGACCGTCTACGAGCCGCAGCGCGGCCACGTCTACGCAGAGGACGCCCCGCTCTTGTCCGAGTCGGCCCGGGTCTCGCGGCCGCTGTACTACGCGCTGAGCAAGGCGCTCGCCGAGCGCGAGGCGCGGCGCCTCTCCGACGCGAACGGCATCGATCTCAGCGTGGCCCGCCCCTCCGGGATCTACGGGCTCCACGATCGAGCGGGCTTCACGATGTGGCTCCATCGCTTCGCCGCGGTGCCGCTCGTGACCGTGTTCCCCACGCACCTCTACATGCCCAACGTCTACGCGGGAGACCTCGCCGAGGCGATGGTGCGCATGCTCGAGCGGCCGGCCGCGTCGGGCCGCGCCTACAACATCTCGGGTGATCGAGATGTCTCATTCTGGGCCATGCTCCAGGCCTACCGCCGCGCGGGCTGGCCCGCGCCGAGGCTGGTCGTGCCGATTCCCGTGCCGTTCCGGCGCGTCTACGCGACCGACCGCGCGCGCGACGACCTCGACTTCGAGAACCGACCGCCCCTCGACGCGTTCACCGAGATGCGCGCCCAGCGCGTCGGCTGA
- a CDS encoding VOC family protein, translating into MARVTGIGGVFFKARDPKALAQWYVTHLGVKLEDWGGVIFDWEADQKAQSAKGVTVWHLADADGDWFAPSTSQVMINYRVDDLAGLLEQLAAAGIEPVKGPDDEFNGRFAWVMDPEGNKVELWEPRDPA; encoded by the coding sequence ATGGCCCGAGTGACCGGCATCGGCGGCGTATTCTTCAAGGCGCGAGACCCCAAGGCGCTCGCGCAGTGGTACGTGACGCACCTCGGCGTGAAGCTCGAGGACTGGGGCGGCGTGATCTTCGACTGGGAGGCCGATCAGAAGGCGCAGTCGGCGAAGGGCGTGACCGTCTGGCACCTCGCGGACGCCGACGGCGACTGGTTCGCGCCGAGCACCTCGCAGGTGATGATCAACTATCGCGTCGACGATCTGGCGGGCCTGCTCGAGCAGCTCGCGGCGGCGGGCATCGAGCCGGTCAAGGGCCCCGACGACGAGTTCAACGGCCGCTTCGCGTGGGTCATGGACCCCGAGGGCAACAAGGTCGAGCTCTGGGAGCCCCGAGACCCCGCCTGA
- a CDS encoding DUF222 domain-containing protein: MHGAFIEHGPSADTSRQVADETLRKLGRLRAASDFELCQWFLCGFRLKVHDLYGFASFREYAERWFGCSGRATEERVRVAMRLDELPKLSAAFAAGDLVYSAVRELTRVADAETEAEWLEVADGKTASQIGRMTSGKRPGDRPSDPTRPELERKRVTLNLSPSAYALLAQARDVLRTESGGTHLDDDAFIELLASTALSGGGGADETRSRHQIALTVCECCKAATQDASGEQVPVGPEVVEVAECDAQVIGRVDISAGYERASQVIPPAVRRAVVRRHGGVCAVPGCKNTSCDVHHCDPKSEGGSHDPERLILLCSTHHRIAHEGKIVIRGTWSAGFIFEHPDGSAYGSPKVEPKKAHVLAEVFQMLKALSFKEREARRLVDEARPHVGAETTAEQALRLALRGVSIGGCVREELAEYGACPPTPTWVRPPERHEALAYPLMWSR, encoded by the coding sequence TTGCATGGGGCATTCATCGAACACGGTCCGTCGGCCGACACCTCTCGCCAGGTAGCCGACGAGACTCTCAGGAAGCTCGGGCGCCTGCGCGCGGCGAGCGACTTCGAGCTCTGTCAGTGGTTCCTCTGCGGCTTCCGGCTGAAGGTCCACGACCTCTACGGATTCGCCAGCTTCCGGGAGTACGCCGAGCGCTGGTTCGGCTGCTCGGGCCGCGCGACCGAGGAGCGAGTGCGTGTCGCGATGCGGCTCGACGAGCTGCCGAAGCTCAGCGCCGCCTTCGCGGCGGGTGACCTCGTCTACTCCGCGGTGCGCGAGCTGACGCGGGTGGCCGACGCGGAGACCGAAGCCGAGTGGCTCGAGGTCGCCGACGGCAAGACGGCGTCGCAGATCGGGCGCATGACCTCGGGCAAGAGGCCCGGCGACCGGCCGAGCGATCCGACGCGGCCCGAGCTCGAGCGCAAGCGGGTGACCTTGAACCTCTCGCCCTCGGCGTACGCGCTCTTGGCGCAAGCGCGCGACGTGCTCCGCACGGAGAGCGGCGGCACGCACCTCGACGACGACGCGTTCATCGAGCTGCTCGCCTCGACCGCGCTCTCGGGCGGAGGCGGGGCGGACGAGACGCGGAGCCGGCACCAGATCGCGCTGACGGTGTGCGAGTGCTGCAAGGCCGCCACCCAGGACGCGAGCGGCGAGCAGGTCCCCGTCGGGCCCGAAGTGGTCGAGGTAGCCGAGTGCGACGCGCAGGTCATCGGCCGGGTGGACATCTCGGCCGGCTACGAGCGGGCGAGCCAGGTGATCCCGCCCGCGGTGCGCCGCGCGGTGGTGCGTCGGCACGGCGGCGTCTGCGCGGTGCCGGGGTGCAAGAACACGAGCTGCGACGTGCACCACTGCGACCCCAAGTCCGAGGGCGGCAGCCACGATCCCGAGCGGCTCATTCTCTTGTGCTCGACCCATCACCGGATCGCGCACGAAGGGAAGATCGTCATCCGCGGCACCTGGTCCGCGGGCTTCATCTTCGAGCACCCAGATGGGTCCGCCTACGGCTCGCCAAAGGTGGAGCCGAAGAAGGCGCACGTCCTGGCCGAGGTGTTTCAGATGCTGAAGGCGCTGAGCTTCAAGGAGAGGGAGGCGCGTCGACTCGTGGACGAGGCGCGCCCCCACGTGGGGGCCGAGACGACGGCCGAGCAAGCGCTGCGGCTGGCGCTGCGGGGCGTGTCGATCGGGGGCTGCGTGCGCGAAGAGCTGGCGGAGTACGGTGCATGCCCGCCGACCCCCACGTGGGTGCGTCCCCCGGAGCGGCACGAAGCTCTCGCGTACCCGCTCATGTGGTCTCGCTGA
- a CDS encoding DUF4328 domain-containing protein, producing MTEAKSLESLGKATVALLGLNVLWDAVSIGSGSMQLGLLERMHVGDFTQAELEANDLREMLLGFGGTALFLVTAIVFLMWFHRAYSNVEALGHMRERTSGWAVGVWFIPIASLFWPYQMTKEIFRKDMPATDDEDVTFKEVPPLVTIWWIAWVGSNILGQVVFRLSNTDTVSGLENATLMSMVQSVVAIGSAALAILMVRALTERQERGLAALHGATQPAVF from the coding sequence ATGACCGAAGCCAAGTCGCTCGAGTCTCTCGGCAAAGCCACCGTCGCCCTGCTCGGGCTCAACGTGCTCTGGGATGCCGTCTCCATCGGATCCGGCTCCATGCAGCTCGGCCTCCTCGAGCGCATGCACGTGGGGGACTTCACCCAGGCGGAGCTCGAGGCCAACGACCTGCGAGAGATGCTCCTGGGTTTCGGCGGCACGGCGCTGTTCCTGGTCACCGCGATCGTCTTCCTGATGTGGTTCCACCGCGCGTACTCCAACGTCGAGGCGCTCGGGCACATGCGGGAGCGCACCTCGGGGTGGGCCGTCGGGGTCTGGTTCATCCCGATCGCCTCGCTGTTCTGGCCCTACCAGATGACGAAGGAGATCTTTCGCAAGGACATGCCGGCGACCGATGACGAAGACGTGACGTTCAAAGAGGTCCCGCCGCTCGTGACGATCTGGTGGATCGCCTGGGTGGGGAGCAACATCCTCGGTCAAGTCGTGTTCAGGCTCTCCAACACCGACACGGTGTCCGGGCTCGAGAACGCGACCCTCATGTCGATGGTGCAGAGCGTCGTGGCGATCGGGAGTGCGGCGCTCGCCATCCTGATGGTGCGCGCCCTGACCGAGCGCCAGGAGCGGGGGCTGGCCGCGCTGCACGGCGCGACTCAGCCGGCCGTGTTCTGA
- a CDS encoding extensin family protein — translation MRTLSTLALFSVLLLPACERWRSRRAPADEQSAESPRDQPASRYPLDAHSRRVPEEGPLECPEIDLVHHRGGEISYGRGVRVAPAFREKLERFEQIAAEVGEEVLLRPPESVRHFGAFVCRRVRGRPYRMSEHGLGNGIDVSGFRFGPAPREARDRLPRRLWWRTTVSVLDHWAAADDETKDEADVLKSRFLRELTRRLAEEDVFRGMLGPAHPRHRNHFHFDYGPWRYRIL, via the coding sequence GTGCGCACGCTCTCGACCCTGGCCCTGTTCTCGGTCCTGCTGCTGCCGGCCTGTGAGCGCTGGCGTTCGCGGCGGGCTCCGGCGGACGAGCAGAGCGCGGAGTCGCCCCGGGACCAGCCGGCCTCGCGCTATCCGCTCGACGCGCACAGCCGCCGCGTCCCCGAAGAGGGCCCGCTGGAGTGCCCGGAGATCGACCTGGTGCACCACCGTGGCGGGGAGATCTCGTACGGGCGGGGCGTTCGTGTCGCGCCCGCCTTTCGGGAGAAGCTGGAGCGCTTCGAGCAGATCGCGGCCGAGGTCGGGGAGGAGGTCCTGCTCCGACCTCCCGAGAGCGTGCGCCACTTCGGCGCCTTCGTGTGTCGGCGGGTGCGCGGGCGGCCCTACCGCATGAGCGAGCACGGCCTCGGCAATGGCATCGACGTCTCCGGCTTCCGCTTCGGCCCCGCGCCGCGCGAGGCCCGCGACAGGCTCCCCCGCCGGCTCTGGTGGCGCACCACCGTGAGCGTGCTCGACCACTGGGCCGCCGCGGACGACGAGACGAAGGACGAGGCCGACGTCCTGAAGTCACGGTTCCTCCGCGAGCTGACCCGGCGCCTCGCAGAGGAGGACGTGTTCCGCGGCATGCTCGGCCCCGCGCACCCACGGCACCGGAACCACTTCCACTTCGACTACGGTCCCTGGCGCTACCGGATCCTGTAG
- a CDS encoding sterol desaturase family protein codes for MASARWIERAVLAALVASGLASPAGPARFYVALAVGFVGIAGVVLSGAALVTWIAERSGERLQGPRRLARFAWRGARDTLGAALVAACFLAWPLSSLWAGHSTGLVWTLEEAGGLVPVVLGNLLGILALDAWLYWKHRLLHTRWLFRFHRAHHGYKDPTSFSSFAVGTVESVLTFWPIVLLSFPWAPHYAPVYFGLVAGFISLNLYLHCGVASRLVEATLPRVGLNTSAFHNRHHADASINFGEALIVWDHLMGTGERRTQKGGRATR; via the coding sequence ATGGCGTCGGCACGGTGGATCGAGCGGGCAGTCCTGGCGGCGCTGGTGGCGTCCGGGCTCGCGAGCCCGGCGGGCCCGGCGCGCTTCTACGTCGCGCTGGCGGTGGGCTTCGTGGGCATCGCGGGCGTCGTGCTCTCGGGCGCGGCGCTCGTCACGTGGATCGCCGAGCGATCGGGGGAGCGGCTCCAGGGCCCGCGACGCCTCGCCCGCTTCGCCTGGCGCGGCGCGCGGGACACGCTCGGGGCCGCGCTCGTCGCCGCCTGCTTCCTCGCCTGGCCCCTGTCGTCGCTCTGGGCCGGTCACTCGACGGGGCTCGTGTGGACCCTCGAGGAGGCGGGCGGTCTCGTCCCGGTCGTGCTCGGCAACCTGCTGGGCATCCTGGCGCTCGATGCGTGGCTGTACTGGAAGCACCGGCTCCTCCACACGCGCTGGCTCTTCCGCTTCCACCGCGCCCACCACGGCTACAAGGACCCGACGTCGTTCTCTTCGTTCGCGGTCGGGACGGTGGAGTCCGTCCTGACGTTCTGGCCCATCGTGCTGCTCTCGTTCCCGTGGGCGCCCCACTACGCGCCCGTGTACTTCGGGCTCGTCGCGGGCTTCATCAGCTTGAACCTCTACCTCCACTGCGGCGTGGCCTCGCGGCTGGTCGAGGCCACCCTCCCGCGGGTCGGGCTCAACACCTCCGCCTTCCACAACCGCCACCACGCCGACGCGTCGATCAACTTCGGCGAGGCGCTGATCGTGTGGGATCACCTCATGGGCACGGGCGAGCGGCGCACGCAGAAGGGCGGGCGCGCGACGCGATAG
- a CDS encoding serine/threonine-protein kinase has translation MLARLATGGMAEILLGRVHGPSGFERAVVIKRILPQYAELPSFVSMFLDEARIAARIHHPNVVQVHELGEEDGELFLVMEYLQGESSASLMRRMSALGKPIGAALCAHIIAEACAGLHAAHELKDARGNSVNLVHRDISPQNLFVTYDGGVKVLDFGIAKAADRISQTEAGTLKGKFEYMSPEQAEGLSLDRRSDIFALGVVLYELSTGRRLFKRGTAVESLRAVREGHVMAPSQVIEGYPPRLEEICLKALSHAPEDRYPTAAAMRRDLALLTRELAKDSLPSETLAATMREQFATRIDEKKRLMESVKRGSSLGKVPSAEVDIAVEIPAVELDERPTRELPSPVATAPGSSSSGRRWLWVALALVPAIAAGAWWLSQAPEADARPALVAAPPVTPDVTPEVTPEVAPTPEPGAVEPETVLLRIESVPAGASITLDGEPRGETPAEIDVPRGDEQLSLRLELEGYRPLEREVQARMSQLLQLDLERAPRPGRSRRRAEPETPAPEPEPTRPVFRRFD, from the coding sequence GTGCTCGCACGGCTCGCGACCGGCGGAATGGCCGAGATCCTGTTGGGGCGCGTGCACGGGCCTAGCGGCTTCGAGCGGGCGGTCGTCATCAAGCGCATTCTGCCGCAATACGCGGAATTGCCGTCGTTCGTCTCGATGTTCCTCGACGAAGCGCGCATCGCGGCGCGCATCCACCACCCGAACGTGGTCCAGGTCCACGAGCTGGGGGAAGAGGACGGCGAGCTGTTCCTGGTCATGGAGTACTTGCAGGGCGAGAGCTCCGCGAGCTTGATGCGACGCATGAGCGCGCTCGGCAAGCCCATCGGCGCCGCGCTCTGCGCCCACATCATCGCCGAGGCCTGCGCGGGGCTGCACGCGGCGCACGAGCTGAAGGACGCCCGGGGCAACAGCGTCAACCTCGTGCACCGCGACATCTCGCCACAGAACCTCTTCGTCACCTACGACGGGGGCGTGAAGGTGCTCGACTTCGGCATCGCCAAGGCCGCCGACCGCATCTCGCAGACCGAGGCCGGCACCCTCAAGGGCAAGTTCGAGTACATGTCGCCCGAGCAGGCGGAGGGGCTGTCCCTCGATCGCCGCAGCGACATCTTCGCCCTGGGCGTGGTGCTCTACGAGCTGTCGACCGGCCGGCGCCTCTTCAAGCGGGGCACCGCCGTGGAGTCGCTCCGCGCGGTCCGCGAGGGGCACGTCATGGCGCCCAGCCAGGTGATCGAGGGCTACCCGCCGCGGCTCGAGGAGATCTGCCTCAAGGCCCTCTCCCACGCGCCCGAGGACCGCTACCCGACCGCCGCCGCCATGCGGCGTGACCTCGCGCTCCTCACCCGGGAGCTCGCCAAGGACAGCCTCCCCAGCGAGACCCTCGCGGCCACGATGCGCGAGCAGTTCGCGACGCGCATCGACGAGAAGAAGCGCCTGATGGAGTCGGTCAAGCGTGGCTCCAGTCTGGGCAAGGTCCCTTCCGCCGAGGTCGACATCGCGGTGGAGATCCCCGCGGTGGAGCTCGACGAGCGACCCACCCGCGAGCTGCCCTCCCCCGTCGCCACCGCGCCGGGCTCGAGCTCGTCCGGGCGCCGCTGGCTCTGGGTGGCGCTCGCGCTCGTGCCCGCGATCGCGGCCGGCGCCTGGTGGCTCTCGCAGGCTCCCGAGGCCGACGCTCGCCCCGCGCTCGTCGCCGCTCCACCCGTCACTCCCGACGTCACGCCCGAGGTCACGCCCGAGGTCGCCCCGACGCCCGAGCCCGGCGCCGTGGAGCCCGAGACCGTGCTCCTCCGCATCGAGAGCGTGCCCGCGGGCGCGTCCATCACGCTCGACGGCGAGCCCCGCGGCGAGACGCCGGCCGAGATCGACGTCCCGCGCGGCGACGAACAGCTCTCGCTCCGGCTCGAGCTCGAGGGCTACCGGCCGCTCGAGCGCGAGGTCCAGGCGCGCATGAGCCAGCTCCTGCAGCTCGACCTCGAGCGCGCACCCCGCCCCGGGCGCAGTCGACGCCGGGCCGAGCCCGAGACGCCCGCCCCCGAGCCGGAGCCCACGCGCCCGGTGTTCCGGCGCTTCGACTGA
- a CDS encoding NAD-dependent epimerase/dehydratase family protein, with translation MGQLSVVTGGGGFVGRHLVASLVERGDEVRVLDIVEPEGLDAEFRKVDITDAAAVRDALEGAECVFHNASLVHTKHNRAELVQRVNLDGTRHVLEACRAHGVPKLVYVSSGSVVYDGQDIEDGDESLPYAETNQAPYAHSKVQAEKLVLASNGEGGVATTALRPHVIFGPHDSRFLPAVLAHAKSGRLRYQVGRGTWLSDYTYVQNLVDALLLADERLAPDSPVAGTPYFITNGEPMPFWDFVRSVLDRLGLPPLRGKIPHQIVYAIAAVKEGFDTLRGGTINAEDGLTRFAIRYMCTHHYFSIDRARRDLGYEPKVSIADGIELTCQHLQDTGAI, from the coding sequence ATGGGACAGCTCAGCGTCGTCACGGGAGGAGGAGGCTTCGTCGGCCGCCACCTGGTCGCCTCGCTCGTCGAGCGTGGAGACGAGGTGCGGGTGCTCGACATCGTGGAGCCGGAGGGGCTCGACGCCGAGTTCCGGAAGGTCGACATCACCGACGCCGCGGCGGTGCGCGACGCGCTCGAGGGCGCGGAGTGTGTCTTCCACAACGCGAGCCTCGTGCACACCAAGCACAACCGCGCGGAGCTCGTGCAGCGGGTGAACCTCGACGGCACGCGCCACGTGCTCGAGGCGTGTCGGGCGCACGGTGTGCCGAAGCTCGTCTACGTGTCGAGCGGCAGCGTGGTCTACGACGGCCAGGACATCGAGGACGGCGACGAGTCGCTGCCCTACGCGGAGACGAACCAGGCGCCCTACGCGCACAGCAAGGTGCAGGCGGAGAAGCTGGTGCTCGCGTCCAACGGAGAGGGCGGCGTGGCCACCACGGCGCTGCGGCCGCACGTGATCTTCGGGCCGCACGACTCGCGCTTCCTCCCCGCGGTGCTCGCGCACGCCAAGAGCGGGCGGCTGCGCTACCAGGTCGGCCGCGGGACCTGGCTGAGCGACTACACCTACGTGCAGAACCTCGTCGACGCGCTGCTCCTCGCCGACGAGCGCCTCGCGCCCGACTCGCCCGTCGCGGGCACGCCGTACTTCATCACCAACGGCGAGCCGATGCCCTTCTGGGACTTCGTCCGGAGCGTGCTCGACCGGCTCGGGCTGCCTCCGCTGCGCGGCAAGATCCCGCACCAGATCGTGTACGCGATCGCGGCCGTGAAGGAGGGCTTCGACACCCTGCGCGGCGGCACGATCAACGCCGAGGACGGGCTGACGCGCTTCGCCATCCGCTACATGTGCACCCACCACTACTTCAGCATCGACCGCGCGCGGCGTGACCTCGGCTACGAGCCGAAGGTGTCGATCGCGGACGGCATCGAGCTGACCTGCCAGCACCTGCAGGACACGGGCGCGATCTGA
- a CDS encoding SEC-C metal-binding domain-containing protein encodes MAKVGRNDPCPCGSGKKHKRCCGAGGVTPLGRKSHWHDVDERLVRKALRWVEKTFPDEPPPMEDFPYELGPDSEPHVPLLVSWALHVRPMRDGGLPIASRYLEAQGRKLDARERQWLEANRHAFFSIHEVLESRPGISVTLRCRFTERETVVHEVSASEALRLGHHILAHVVEIDGVGLLNGLHPRPMSAMQGQELYELARRALHETLGMRPRARLKPAEMCDPRVAFALLHTWEASFRQRRPPELRNTDGDPLLFVRERYSFDPEQRAALLRALAELPGAVEAGEDDGETVLNLTRPGNAMHRGWDNTTMAVFRLGAAELVVETNSEKRADAAGAALGPLLDHLRFVERDARPVDELPQPDPSGSGLPEGVDREEVAAILREMKERHYADWCSQPLPALDGKTPLEAVQGKRTRQRVQALLADMERHESGAPPDERFDVGRLRRELGLESTRG; translated from the coding sequence ATGGCGAAGGTCGGACGGAACGACCCCTGCCCCTGCGGCAGCGGGAAGAAGCACAAGCGCTGCTGTGGCGCGGGCGGGGTGACGCCGCTCGGCCGCAAGAGCCACTGGCACGACGTGGACGAGCGACTCGTGCGGAAGGCGCTCCGCTGGGTCGAGAAGACGTTCCCGGACGAACCGCCACCGATGGAGGACTTCCCCTACGAGCTCGGCCCCGACAGCGAGCCCCACGTGCCGCTCCTGGTCTCGTGGGCGCTCCATGTCCGGCCCATGCGCGACGGCGGGCTCCCGATCGCCTCGCGCTACCTCGAGGCCCAAGGGCGCAAGCTCGACGCGCGGGAGCGGCAGTGGCTCGAGGCGAACCGGCACGCCTTCTTCTCGATTCATGAAGTGCTCGAGTCGAGGCCGGGGATCAGCGTGACCCTGCGCTGCCGATTCACGGAGCGGGAGACGGTGGTTCACGAGGTGAGCGCGAGCGAAGCGCTCAGGCTGGGTCATCACATCCTCGCCCATGTCGTCGAGATCGACGGGGTCGGCTTGCTCAACGGCCTTCACCCGCGCCCCATGAGCGCGATGCAGGGCCAAGAGCTGTACGAGCTCGCTCGCCGAGCGCTCCACGAGACGCTGGGGATGCGCCCGCGCGCGCGCCTGAAGCCGGCCGAGATGTGCGATCCCCGAGTCGCCTTCGCGCTGCTCCACACATGGGAGGCGAGCTTTCGGCAGCGCCGGCCGCCCGAGCTCCGCAACACGGATGGGGATCCGCTCCTGTTCGTCCGCGAGCGCTACTCCTTCGATCCGGAGCAGCGGGCGGCGCTCCTCCGCGCGCTCGCCGAGCTCCCGGGGGCGGTCGAGGCCGGCGAGGACGACGGCGAGACGGTCCTGAACCTGACACGTCCCGGCAACGCGATGCACCGAGGCTGGGACAACACGACGATGGCGGTCTTCCGTCTCGGCGCCGCGGAGCTGGTCGTCGAGACGAACTCGGAGAAGCGCGCCGACGCGGCGGGTGCCGCGCTCGGGCCTCTGCTCGATCATCTGCGCTTCGTCGAGCGCGACGCTCGACCGGTGGACGAGCTCCCTCAGCCCGACCCGAGCGGCTCGGGGCTCCCGGAGGGCGTCGACCGCGAGGAGGTAGCGGCGATCTTGCGGGAGATGAAGGAGCGGCACTACGCCGACTGGTGCTCCCAGCCCTTGCCGGCGCTCGACGGTAAGACGCCGCTCGAGGCGGTCCAGGGCAAGCGCACGCGCCAGCGCGTGCAGGCGCTCCTCGCCGACATGGAGCGGCACGAGAGTGGCGCTCCGCCGGACGAGCGCTTCGACGTCGGGCGCCTCCGACGCGAGCTCGGGTTGGAGTCGACCCGCGGTTGA